In Actinomyces radicidentis, one genomic interval encodes:
- a CDS encoding class II glutamine amidotransferase produces MCRLLAVVSPAPRTPREVLGDAVVDVYRSMSRLHADGWGAAWIEEAGSEGGVPVLRSHRSPSSAADDPAFDERTVSPSRATLFHLRWASTGMDVTGLNAHPFVTDGVAVAHNGLIGPASEVEELLPDDVRDLPRGGTDSERMAALIHHHLRAGADLGEAVALATGALRERFPASSLNMLALSSRTLVVVRASADAVADTDGMRAAGLTDDTAPASHLDGGYFRMGVRRFDDGSIAFSSSGIPRDGFQLLPDETVTAVDLTTLRIDQRPVLPGSAEPATATIPV; encoded by the coding sequence GTGTGCCGCCTGCTCGCCGTCGTCTCGCCCGCCCCGCGCACGCCGCGGGAGGTGCTCGGCGACGCCGTCGTCGACGTCTACCGCTCCATGTCCCGCCTCCACGCGGACGGCTGGGGCGCCGCCTGGATCGAGGAGGCCGGCTCCGAGGGCGGTGTCCCGGTCCTGCGCTCCCACCGGTCCCCGTCCAGCGCCGCCGACGACCCCGCCTTCGACGAGCGCACCGTGAGCCCCTCGCGCGCCACCCTCTTCCACCTGCGCTGGGCCTCCACCGGCATGGACGTCACCGGCCTCAACGCCCACCCCTTCGTGACGGACGGCGTCGCCGTCGCCCACAACGGTCTCATCGGGCCCGCGTCCGAGGTCGAGGAGCTCCTGCCCGACGACGTCCGCGACCTCCCACGCGGCGGCACCGACTCCGAGCGCATGGCCGCCCTCATCCACCACCACCTGCGCGCCGGCGCGGACCTCGGCGAGGCCGTGGCCCTCGCGACCGGGGCCCTGCGCGAGCGCTTCCCCGCCTCGAGCCTCAACATGCTGGCCCTGAGCAGTCGGACGCTCGTCGTCGTGCGCGCCTCGGCCGACGCCGTCGCCGACACCGACGGCATGCGCGCCGCCGGCCTCACCGACGACACGGCCCCGGCGAGCCACCTGGACGGCGGCTACTTCCGCATGGGGGTGCGCCGCTTCGACGACGGCTCGATCGCCTTCTCCTCCTCGGGCATCCCGCGCGACGGCTTCCAGCTCCTGCCCGACGAGACCGTCACCGCCGTCGACCTCACCACGCTGCGCATCGACCAGCGGCCCGTCCTCCCGGGCTCCGCCGAGCCGGCCACCGCTACGATCCCGGTATGA
- a CDS encoding Nramp family divalent metal transporter, with the protein MPHTVDTLPDSRPTPPSTWTRALGQIGPGIVLALASVGASDMVTTLNSGAQYGMALAWVFVVGLVIKYAVNDAVARLQLSDDRSFSSHLTDAGGRTFPVLILIAELLIGIFAVAMTAVGAYWLYGKGYEIDSNDAVFEVGDIIGTNIGSVAHVLFLLAFFAVVYSGVLGGFQGIAYVTGDCVRVIRRYPHQDEPDFDMSAKAPEFRGALLWLTLWSVVILTAGKPVTLVLVYAAISSLMLPVLAIALLILLNRSTTAAELRNGIVSNIMLVACLALSGFLALLQLRETLADLF; encoded by the coding sequence ATGCCCCACACCGTCGACACCCTCCCCGACTCCCGTCCGACCCCTCCGTCTACCTGGACCCGCGCCCTTGGGCAGATCGGCCCCGGCATCGTCCTGGCCCTCGCCAGCGTCGGCGCCTCCGACATGGTGACCACCCTGAACTCCGGCGCCCAGTACGGCATGGCCCTCGCCTGGGTCTTCGTCGTCGGCCTCGTCATCAAGTACGCCGTCAACGACGCCGTCGCCCGCCTCCAGCTCAGCGACGACCGCTCCTTCTCCTCCCACCTCACCGACGCCGGCGGCCGCACCTTCCCGGTCCTCATCCTCATCGCCGAGCTCCTCATCGGGATCTTCGCCGTCGCCATGACCGCCGTCGGCGCCTACTGGCTCTACGGCAAGGGCTACGAGATCGACTCCAACGACGCCGTCTTCGAGGTCGGCGACATCATCGGCACGAACATCGGCTCCGTCGCCCACGTCCTGTTCCTCCTCGCCTTCTTCGCGGTCGTCTACTCCGGCGTGCTGGGCGGCTTCCAGGGCATCGCCTACGTCACCGGCGACTGCGTCCGCGTCATCCGCCGCTACCCGCACCAGGACGAGCCCGACTTCGACATGTCCGCCAAGGCCCCGGAGTTCCGCGGCGCCCTCCTGTGGCTGACGCTCTGGTCCGTGGTCATCCTCACCGCCGGCAAGCCGGTCACGCTGGTCCTCGTCTACGCGGCGATCAGCTCCCTCATGCTGCCGGTCCTCGCGATCGCCCTCCTCATCCTCCTCAACCGCTCGACGACGGCGGCCGAGCTGCGCAACGGGATCGTCTCCAACATCATGCTCGTCGCCTGCCTCGCCCTGTCCGGCTTCCTCGCACTGCTCCAGCTGCGTGAGACGCTCGCCGACCTGTTCTGA
- a CDS encoding aldo/keto reductase — MRTLEFAGQEVPAIGLGTWYMGEGRATRAEEVAAIRAGLDAGLRVVDTAEMYGDGAAEEVVGEALRRRRDDAVLVSKVYPHHASRGGVRRACEASLERLGTDHLDVYLLHWRGQYPLAETVAGFEDLVDDGLIGAWGVSNLDPDDLRELACVPGGDACVTDQVLYNLTRRGPEIDLLPMTREAGMPVMAYSPLEQARLLFGSGSEVLEDVADAHGATPPQVALAWCVRDGSVLAIPKSASAERARENAGAAELELTDEDLAALDEAFPAPDGPVPLETL; from the coding sequence ATGAGAACGCTGGAGTTCGCAGGTCAGGAGGTGCCGGCCATCGGACTGGGCACCTGGTACATGGGCGAGGGCCGCGCCACGCGCGCCGAGGAGGTCGCGGCGATCCGCGCGGGCCTCGACGCCGGGCTGAGGGTGGTCGACACCGCCGAGATGTACGGCGACGGCGCCGCCGAGGAGGTCGTCGGCGAGGCGCTGCGCAGGCGGCGCGACGACGCCGTCCTCGTCTCGAAGGTCTACCCGCACCACGCCTCGCGCGGCGGTGTGCGCCGCGCCTGCGAGGCGAGCCTCGAGCGCCTGGGCACGGACCACCTCGACGTCTACCTCCTGCACTGGCGCGGCCAGTACCCGCTGGCTGAGACGGTCGCCGGCTTCGAGGACCTCGTCGACGACGGCCTCATCGGCGCCTGGGGCGTGTCCAACCTGGACCCGGACGACCTGCGCGAGCTCGCCTGCGTGCCCGGCGGGGACGCCTGCGTCACCGACCAGGTGCTCTACAACCTCACCCGGCGCGGCCCGGAGATCGACTTGCTGCCGATGACCCGCGAGGCGGGTATGCCGGTGATGGCGTACTCGCCGCTCGAGCAGGCGCGGCTGCTGTTCGGCTCCGGGTCCGAGGTCCTCGAGGACGTGGCGGACGCGCACGGCGCGACGCCGCCGCAGGTGGCGCTCGCCTGGTGCGTGCGCGACGGGAGCGTCCTGGCGATCCCGAAGTCCGCGAGCGCGGAGCGCGCCCGGGAGAACGCCGGCGCCGCGGAGCTCGAGCTGACGGACGAGGACCTGGCGGCGCTGGACGAGGCCTTCCCCGCCCCGGACGGCCCGGTGCCGCTGGAGACGCTCTGA
- a CDS encoding TIGR01777 family oxidoreductase encodes MSRVIIAGASGLIGSSLVTALKDRGDEVVRLVRRGSGGESSPGAATWDPSARQLDPSVLEGADAVIVLNGASIARIPWTRSYRRTLAVSRRDPVRTVVTALHTMQGERPRLLSASAVGYYGSRPGERLTETDPAGTGFLAGLCEAWEREALSADDVTDVSLLRTASLLDQDALLRPLIPLTLAGLAGPLGPGDQVLPWITREDEVRAILHVLEAGLTGPVNLASPARTTFDELGREVADRLHRPYWLPVPAPLLRATMGRGPAEGLLLADADVRPTALEDSGFTFRHPGLGSALDAALTH; translated from the coding sequence ATGTCACGCGTCATCATCGCCGGGGCCAGCGGCCTCATCGGATCCTCCCTCGTCACCGCCCTCAAGGACCGCGGGGACGAGGTCGTCCGCCTCGTCCGCCGCGGCTCCGGAGGGGAGTCCAGTCCCGGCGCCGCCACCTGGGACCCCTCCGCGCGTCAGCTCGACCCCTCCGTCCTCGAGGGGGCCGACGCCGTCATCGTCCTCAACGGCGCCAGCATCGCCAGGATCCCCTGGACCCGCTCCTACCGCCGTACCCTCGCGGTCTCCCGGCGCGACCCCGTGCGCACCGTCGTCACGGCGCTGCACACGATGCAGGGCGAGCGCCCGCGACTCCTGTCCGCCTCCGCCGTCGGCTACTACGGCTCCCGTCCCGGGGAGCGGCTCACCGAGACCGACCCGGCAGGGACCGGGTTCCTCGCCGGGCTGTGCGAGGCGTGGGAGCGCGAGGCCCTCAGCGCCGACGACGTCACCGACGTCAGCCTCTTGCGCACCGCCTCACTGCTGGACCAGGACGCGCTCCTGCGCCCCCTCATCCCCCTCACCCTCGCAGGCCTCGCCGGGCCGCTCGGCCCTGGCGACCAGGTCCTTCCCTGGATCACCCGTGAGGACGAGGTCCGCGCCATCCTCCACGTACTTGAAGCTGGCCTCACCGGCCCCGTCAACCTCGCCTCCCCCGCGCGAACCACCTTCGACGAGCTCGGTCGAGAGGTCGCGGACCGGCTCCACCGGCCGTACTGGCTCCCCGTGCCCGCACCTCTCCTGCGCGCCACGATGGGTCGCGGCCCGGCCGAGGGACTGCTCCTGGCCGACGCCGACGTGCGCCCCACGGCGCTCGAGGACTCCGGCTTCACCTTCCGTCACCCGGGGCTCGGGTCCGCCCTCGACGCCGCCCTCACGCACTGA
- a CDS encoding IS256 family transposase, with protein MTAPHIVDPAGLLAEALSEASPDLMGDLLQTVINALLSADADAVCGAEWGRPSPERTAQRNGYRHRPLDTRVGTIDVAVPKLRKGTYFPEWLMERRKRSEAALITVVADCYLAGVSTRRMDQLVKTVGIESVSKSQVWRMAADLDEHVTQFRHRPLGEACPFTFVAADALTMTVGEGGRVVNTVVMVATGVNADGHREVLGAQVATAETGAAWNAVFADLVARGLAGVRLVASDAHAGLVEAISANLPGASWQRCRTHYAANLMAVTPKSLWPAVKAMLHSVYDQPDAAAVNAQFDRLLDYVADKLSAVAEHPGAARDDLLAFTAFPKDVWVQIWSNNPGERLNKEVRRRTDSVGIFPNRDAITRLVGAVLAEQTDEWAEGRRYLSLEVLARCRLHIVPTNESQTITDQHLPALTA; from the coding sequence ATGACCGCTCCTCATATTGTCGACCCTGCAGGCCTACTTGCAGAAGCCTTGTCCGAGGCGTCGCCGGACCTGATGGGTGACCTGCTGCAGACAGTGATCAACGCGCTTTTGTCCGCGGACGCTGACGCCGTGTGCGGCGCCGAGTGGGGCAGGCCCAGCCCCGAGCGCACCGCGCAGCGCAACGGCTACCGCCACCGGCCTCTGGACACCCGCGTCGGCACGATTGACGTCGCTGTCCCCAAGCTACGCAAGGGCACCTACTTCCCCGAGTGGCTCATGGAGCGACGCAAGCGCTCCGAGGCGGCGCTGATCACCGTGGTCGCCGACTGCTACCTCGCTGGGGTCTCCACCCGCCGCATGGATCAGCTGGTCAAGACTGTGGGGATCGAGTCTGTGTCCAAGTCGCAGGTCTGGCGGATGGCCGCGGACCTGGACGAGCACGTCACCCAGTTCCGCCACCGCCCTCTGGGCGAGGCGTGCCCCTTCACGTTCGTCGCCGCCGACGCCCTGACGATGACGGTGGGTGAGGGCGGGCGCGTGGTCAACACGGTCGTCATGGTCGCCACCGGCGTCAACGCCGATGGACACCGCGAGGTCCTGGGAGCCCAGGTCGCCACTGCCGAGACCGGTGCGGCGTGGAACGCGGTCTTCGCGGACCTGGTGGCCCGGGGCCTTGCCGGGGTGCGGCTGGTCGCCAGCGACGCTCACGCCGGCCTGGTCGAGGCCATCAGCGCCAACCTCCCCGGCGCCTCGTGGCAGCGGTGCCGCACGCACTACGCCGCCAACCTCATGGCCGTCACCCCCAAGAGCCTGTGGCCCGCGGTCAAGGCCATGCTGCACTCGGTGTACGACCAGCCCGACGCCGCCGCGGTCAACGCCCAGTTCGACCGGCTCCTGGACTACGTCGCCGACAAGCTCTCCGCCGTCGCCGAGCACCCAGGCGCCGCACGGGACGACCTGCTGGCCTTCACCGCCTTCCCCAAGGACGTGTGGGTCCAGATCTGGTCCAACAACCCAGGCGAGCGTCTCAACAAGGAGGTCCGCCGCCGCACCGACTCCGTGGGCATCTTCCCCAACCGCGACGCCATCACCCGCCTGGTGGGAGCCGTCCTGGCCGAGCAGACCGACGAGTGGGCCGAAGGCCGCCGCTACCTCAGCCTCGAGGTCCTGGCCCGCTGCCGCCTCCACATCGTCCCCACCAATGAAAGCCAGACCATCACCGACCAGCACCTCCCAGCCCTGACCGCCTGA
- the ychF gene encoding redox-regulated ATPase YchF, whose protein sequence is MALTIGIVGLPNVGKSTLFNALTRATVLAANYPFATIEPNVGIVPLPDPRLDRLTEMFSSAKTVPATVSFVDIAGIVRGASEGEGLGNQFLANIREADAICMVTRAFDDPDVVHVDGKIEPASDIETIATELVLADIQTLEKAVPRLEKELRGKKIDASVLDTAKKALEILEQGTLLSAVAEKEGLDAEALNSFQLMTTKPFIYVFNMDDAGMNDEAKQAELRALVAPAEAIFLDAQFESELVELEPEEAAEMLHENGQEESGLDKLARVGFDTLGLQTYLTAGEKESRAWTIHKGWTAPQAAGVIHTDFERGFIKAEIISYDELMELGSIAEARAHGKMRMEGKDYVMRDGDVVEFRFNV, encoded by the coding sequence GTGGCCCTCACTATCGGAATCGTCGGACTGCCCAACGTCGGCAAGTCCACCCTCTTCAACGCCCTCACCCGCGCGACCGTGCTCGCGGCGAACTACCCCTTCGCCACCATCGAGCCCAACGTCGGCATCGTCCCGCTGCCGGACCCGCGCCTGGACCGCCTCACCGAGATGTTCAGCTCGGCCAAGACCGTGCCCGCGACCGTGTCCTTCGTGGACATCGCCGGCATCGTCCGCGGCGCCAGCGAGGGCGAGGGCCTGGGCAACCAGTTCCTCGCCAACATCCGCGAGGCCGACGCCATCTGCATGGTCACCCGCGCCTTCGACGACCCCGACGTCGTCCACGTCGACGGCAAGATCGAGCCCGCCAGCGACATCGAGACGATCGCCACCGAGCTCGTCCTCGCCGACATCCAGACCCTCGAGAAGGCCGTCCCTCGCCTCGAGAAGGAGCTGCGCGGCAAGAAGATCGACGCCTCCGTCCTCGACACCGCCAAGAAGGCGCTCGAGATCCTCGAGCAGGGCACGCTGCTCTCCGCCGTCGCCGAGAAGGAGGGGCTCGACGCCGAGGCGCTCAACTCCTTCCAGCTCATGACGACCAAGCCCTTCATCTACGTCTTCAACATGGACGACGCCGGCATGAACGACGAGGCCAAGCAGGCCGAGCTGCGCGCGCTGGTGGCCCCGGCCGAGGCGATCTTCCTCGACGCCCAGTTCGAGTCCGAGCTCGTCGAGCTCGAGCCCGAGGAGGCCGCCGAGATGCTCCACGAGAACGGGCAGGAGGAGTCCGGCCTGGACAAGCTCGCCCGCGTCGGCTTCGACACCCTCGGCCTGCAGACCTACCTCACCGCCGGTGAGAAGGAGTCGCGCGCCTGGACCATCCACAAGGGCTGGACCGCCCCGCAGGCCGCCGGCGTCATCCACACCGACTTCGAGCGCGGCTTCATCAAGGCCGAGATCATCTCCTACGACGAGCTCATGGAGCTCGGCAGCATCGCCGAGGCCCGCGCCCACGGCAAGATGCGCATGGAGGGCAAGGACTACGTCATGCGCGACGGCGACGTCGTGGAGTTCCGGTTCAACGTCTAA
- a CDS encoding alpha/beta hydrolase — protein MNELLRLSLSSDGVLIGAVVVAVLLAVIGAAALGRHRGGAVRRLAAVLLVLVLPVAGVMAVGGLLINRHGQYLQTVGDLVGVHATESTDSASAAASGGGSAAAPGGAGVSGATRRLAAATEEVARSAVGDRGTVAAVPTTQADAPAEPARAATAAPTATTAAPSTTSTGPALVGDVRPLAAAAQLDAVPASAWRATFTKGADGVLTATWTGPVSGISLEVKVVVPSGYSAADGRGYGVIEALHGYRGTPDSMIGALESPSALQAAIDAHRIPPSIIVIPSLNADDNAHDCANLAGRPAVGTWVAQEIPRMVRASFPNVTGQREGWMALGISAGAYCAGWAALAQPETFGSAAVMSSYDRPAEGGLATSGDAVADAYTLSHLLAASHPVLGTRFYALGAQDDALKSAQTAWSMAEAVHAPDTVTTDTPPTGGHAWSLWSARFPAVLAWWGSDPAVWNAVEGAAPSTSATRTADAALLGTITDTPRSQRNAGPVTPGTWAPVGAPVLGVAAAASALCVAALILVARRRGRVLAAVRAGERRRAGPVLAVSGWAGRVVLVAGCAVVIACALGLAGNAVTGYCTTWAAILASF, from the coding sequence GTGAATGAACTCCTCCGCCTGTCGCTGAGCTCCGACGGCGTCCTCATCGGCGCCGTGGTCGTTGCGGTCCTCCTCGCTGTCATCGGAGCCGCGGCGCTGGGCCGCCACCGCGGTGGAGCCGTCCGGCGCCTCGCGGCCGTACTCCTCGTCCTCGTGCTGCCGGTCGCCGGCGTCATGGCCGTCGGCGGGCTCCTCATCAACCGGCACGGGCAGTACCTCCAGACGGTCGGGGACCTCGTCGGCGTCCACGCCACCGAGTCGACCGACTCGGCGAGTGCCGCAGCGTCCGGTGGCGGAAGCGCCGCGGCTCCCGGTGGGGCCGGGGTCTCCGGCGCCACCCGCCGTCTGGCCGCCGCGACCGAGGAGGTCGCCCGCTCCGCCGTCGGAGACCGGGGGACCGTGGCCGCGGTCCCGACGACGCAGGCCGATGCTCCCGCCGAGCCGGCCCGCGCCGCGACGGCGGCCCCGACGGCGACGACGGCCGCTCCGAGCACGACCTCGACGGGCCCCGCCCTCGTCGGCGACGTCCGGCCGCTCGCCGCCGCCGCGCAGCTCGACGCCGTCCCCGCCTCCGCCTGGAGGGCGACCTTCACGAAGGGCGCCGACGGCGTCCTCACCGCCACCTGGACCGGCCCCGTCAGCGGCATCAGCCTCGAGGTCAAGGTCGTCGTCCCCAGCGGGTACAGCGCCGCCGACGGCCGCGGCTACGGCGTCATCGAGGCGCTGCACGGCTATCGGGGCACACCCGACTCCATGATCGGGGCCCTCGAGTCCCCGTCCGCGCTCCAGGCCGCCATCGACGCCCACCGCATCCCGCCGAGCATCATCGTCATCCCGTCGCTCAACGCGGACGACAACGCCCACGACTGCGCCAACCTCGCCGGTCGCCCCGCCGTCGGGACCTGGGTGGCGCAGGAGATCCCGCGGATGGTGCGCGCCAGCTTCCCCAACGTCACCGGTCAGCGCGAGGGCTGGATGGCGCTCGGCATCTCCGCGGGCGCCTACTGCGCCGGCTGGGCCGCCCTCGCCCAGCCCGAGACCTTCGGCTCCGCCGCCGTCATGTCCAGCTACGACCGGCCCGCCGAGGGCGGGCTCGCCACCTCCGGCGACGCCGTGGCCGACGCCTACACGCTCTCCCACCTCCTCGCCGCCAGCCACCCGGTGCTCGGCACCCGTTTTTACGCGCTCGGGGCGCAGGACGACGCCCTCAAGTCCGCCCAGACCGCCTGGTCGATGGCCGAGGCCGTCCACGCCCCTGACACCGTCACCACCGACACGCCGCCCACCGGCGGTCACGCCTGGAGCCTGTGGAGCGCCCGCTTCCCGGCCGTCCTCGCCTGGTGGGGCTCCGACCCCGCTGTCTGGAACGCCGTCGAGGGGGCGGCTCCGTCGACATCCGCGACCCGCACCGCCGACGCCGCCCTCCTGGGCACCATCACCGACACGCCCCGCTCCCAGCGCAACGCGGGCCCCGTCACCCCGGGCACGTGGGCCCCCGTGGGCGCCCCCGTCCTCGGTGTCGCCGCGGCCGCCTCGGCACTCTGCGTCGCCGCCCTCATCCTCGTGGCCCGGCGGCGAGGTCGGGTCCTCGCCGCCGTCCGCGCCGGGGAGCGCCGGCGGGCGGGCCCGGTGCTCGCCGTGAGCGGGTGGGCGGGGCGCGTCGTCCTCGTCGCAGGCTGCGCCGTCGTCATCGCATGCGCGCTGGGGCTCGCCGGCAACGCGGTCACCGGCTACTGCACCACCTGGGCCGCGATCCTCGCCTCCTTCTGA
- a CDS encoding alpha/beta hydrolase, whose protein sequence is MKQIGAIPLTTVGAVVTAAVATVLVSILVAALLPRLRGSGVAGASPDGAPCHRARRLLGAVAAVLVPALLALSTGALALNRSGDYVPTVADLVSTATSSKPVTGDVGSLASTARLDAVPASRWKARFTRLKDGTLTATFRGPVSGLDLDVRVILPKGYSPTDGRTYDVIEGLHGYPGDPGSFSTALDAQTGLDQAISSGLIPPSIMVMPSLDPDGRQHDCANIAGRPAVGTWVAQEIPRMVAATIPNTTHERDGWLLMGLSSGAYCAAWLAMNDDAQYGAAGVMSSYDRPVEGGMAHGGNAVAAANTLSTMVRERTGRPGLRYYVLGSQDDPYAAALTAWRMQAAQNADDAVTTDTPVTGGHTWRLWSSHLPTMLRWWGSDPAVFRAAGLSTTQSAQAAASSSITPVVDTPLAQRTSRTVAEAQKATPTDPGGPVTLAACVILCLLGTVALLRWGPCGRGAGALAVRSLAVLLLGAAIAATIGLVGNFLTGFATSWDDLGGIIIAAFH, encoded by the coding sequence ATGAAGCAGATCGGCGCCATCCCGCTCACCACCGTGGGCGCCGTCGTCACCGCCGCCGTCGCCACGGTGCTGGTGAGCATCCTCGTGGCCGCCCTCCTGCCGCGACTACGAGGGTCGGGCGTCGCAGGGGCGTCGCCGGACGGCGCCCCGTGCCACCGCGCCCGCCGCCTCCTCGGCGCCGTCGCCGCCGTCCTCGTCCCCGCGCTGCTCGCACTCTCGACGGGAGCGCTCGCCCTCAACCGCTCCGGCGACTACGTGCCCACCGTCGCCGACCTCGTCAGCACCGCCACCTCCTCCAAGCCGGTCACCGGCGACGTCGGGTCCCTCGCCTCCACCGCCCGGCTCGACGCCGTCCCCGCCTCCAGGTGGAAGGCGCGCTTCACCCGCCTCAAGGACGGCACGCTGACCGCCACCTTCCGCGGGCCGGTCAGCGGGCTCGACCTCGACGTCCGCGTCATCCTCCCCAAGGGCTACAGCCCCACCGACGGCCGCACCTACGACGTCATCGAGGGCCTCCACGGCTACCCTGGCGACCCTGGCTCCTTCTCCACCGCGCTGGACGCCCAGACCGGGCTCGACCAGGCCATCAGCTCCGGGCTCATCCCGCCCTCGATCATGGTCATGCCCTCCCTCGACCCCGACGGCCGCCAGCACGACTGCGCCAACATCGCCGGCCGCCCGGCCGTCGGCACCTGGGTCGCCCAGGAGATCCCGCGCATGGTCGCCGCGACCATCCCCAACACCACGCACGAGCGCGACGGCTGGCTCCTCATGGGCCTGTCCTCGGGCGCCTACTGCGCCGCCTGGCTCGCGATGAACGACGACGCCCAGTACGGCGCGGCCGGCGTCATGTCCAGCTACGACCGCCCCGTCGAGGGCGGCATGGCCCACGGCGGCAACGCCGTCGCCGCCGCCAACACCCTGTCCACCATGGTCCGCGAGCGCACCGGGCGGCCCGGGCTGCGCTACTACGTCCTCGGCTCCCAGGACGACCCCTACGCCGCCGCCCTCACCGCCTGGCGCATGCAGGCCGCCCAGAACGCCGACGACGCCGTCACCACCGACACGCCCGTCACCGGAGGCCACACCTGGCGGCTGTGGTCGAGCCACCTGCCCACGATGCTGCGCTGGTGGGGCTCCGACCCCGCGGTCTTCCGCGCGGCCGGCCTCAGCACGACGCAGAGCGCCCAGGCCGCCGCCTCCAGCAGCATCACGCCCGTCGTCGACACGCCCCTGGCCCAGCGCACGAGCAGGACCGTCGCCGAGGCCCAGAAGGCCACGCCGACCGACCCCGGCGGCCCCGTCACGCTCGCCGCCTGCGTCATCCTGTGCCTCCTCGGCACCGTCGCGCTCCTGCGCTGGGGGCCGTGCGGGCGGGGGGCGGGCGCCCTCGCGGTCCGCAGCCTCGCAGTCCTCCTCCTCGGTGCCGCGATCGCCGCGACCATCGGCCTCGTCGGCAACTTCCTCACCGGTTTCGCCACGTCGTGGGACGACCTCGGCGGCATCATCATCGCGGCGTTCCACTAG
- the rmuC gene encoding DNA recombination protein RmuC has translation MSTTALPVLLLVLGLAVGAALGYALAVARSATARAGGRDEAASLRAEAAQWRARAEELSERTQLAEERAERDGAVLRALAPVRQQLEQVGARVESMERQRAAQHATLAEQLRAGARSEQELRRATASLEGALRSRSSRGLWGEVELARVLEASGMMRHIDFVEQRSVASVVGRRAGAGALDDAGRGAGRSRPDAVIHLPGGGHLALDAKVPLDAYLRACGVGVEAHGADDSGATAQGTGHDADPGTGPGIEGTTVAQDARGAAPGGARPAHGAAGGSATPAGPAEAERARLLAQHARALRGHVDALADRHYDRSLGDSPELVVLFVPAEPILAAALDADPALMEHALDRGVALASPASLLGILRTCATAWARTAVNEDARELLDLGRTLYERLGTVAGHLDQLGSALTRSVTAYNRAVGSVESRLLVTARSFEALGDSLPELHEVDPDAAQVRRLTAPELTDHPLRS, from the coding sequence ATGAGCACCACCGCCCTGCCCGTCCTGCTCCTCGTCCTCGGTCTCGCCGTGGGCGCCGCCCTCGGCTACGCGCTGGCCGTCGCCCGGTCGGCGACGGCGAGGGCGGGCGGCCGCGACGAGGCCGCGTCCCTGCGCGCTGAGGCGGCGCAGTGGCGCGCTCGGGCCGAGGAGCTCTCGGAGCGCACGCAGCTCGCGGAGGAGCGGGCCGAGAGGGACGGCGCGGTCCTGCGGGCCCTGGCGCCGGTGCGCCAGCAGCTCGAGCAGGTTGGGGCACGCGTCGAGAGCATGGAGCGGCAGCGGGCCGCGCAGCACGCGACGCTCGCGGAGCAGCTGCGCGCCGGGGCCCGCAGCGAGCAGGAGCTGCGGCGGGCGACGGCCTCGCTGGAGGGGGCGCTGCGCTCGCGCTCGAGCCGGGGCCTGTGGGGCGAGGTCGAGCTCGCCCGGGTGCTCGAGGCCTCGGGGATGATGCGGCACATCGACTTCGTCGAGCAGCGCTCGGTGGCCTCCGTCGTGGGGCGCCGGGCGGGCGCGGGCGCGCTCGACGACGCGGGCCGCGGGGCGGGGCGGTCGCGTCCCGACGCCGTCATCCACCTGCCCGGCGGCGGCCACCTCGCGCTGGACGCGAAGGTGCCGCTGGACGCCTACCTGCGGGCCTGCGGCGTCGGCGTGGAGGCGCACGGCGCCGACGACTCCGGCGCGACGGCGCAGGGCACCGGACACGACGCCGACCCCGGCACCGGGCCGGGGATCGAGGGCACCACCGTCGCGCAGGACGCGCGGGGAGCCGCGCCGGGAGGGGCGCGGCCCGCCCACGGCGCGGCGGGCGGCTCAGCCACCCCGGCGGGCCCCGCGGAGGCCGAGCGCGCACGGCTCCTCGCCCAGCACGCGAGGGCGCTGCGCGGTCACGTCGACGCCCTCGCGGACCGTCACTACGACCGCTCCCTCGGGGACTCCCCCGAGCTGGTCGTCCTCTTCGTGCCGGCGGAGCCCATCCTCGCGGCGGCCCTGGACGCGGACCCGGCGCTCATGGAGCATGCCCTGGACCGCGGCGTCGCGCTCGCCTCCCCCGCGTCGCTTCTCGGCATCCTGCGGACCTGCGCGACGGCGTGGGCGCGCACGGCGGTCAACGAGGACGCCCGGGAGCTCCTCGACCTCGGGCGGACCCTCTACGAGCGGCTAGGGACGGTCGCCGGGCACCTTGACCAGCTCGGCAGCGCCCTGACACGGTCGGTGACCGCCTACAACAGGGCGGTGGGCTCGGTGGAGTCGCGGCTGCTCGTGACGGCGCGGTCCTTCGAGGCGCTCGGGGACTCGCTGCCGGAGCTCCACGAGGTCGACCCGGACGCCGCCCAGGTGCGCAGGCTGACGGCGCCGGAGCTCACGGATCACCCCTTGCGGTCCTGA